The following proteins come from a genomic window of Methanobacterium sp. Maddingley MBC34:
- a CDS encoding molybdopterin converting factor, large subunit (PFAM: MoaE protein) yields MIIARIISDYEEIITLNDLTKQIKESSSIHECGAIFTFEGIVRGKDEAKTTDKLSLTTPDTEKTEKELKNILSQVQEKHGVKDIAVVHYLGQFKPGDPLFLVAVSGGHRHETRAALEEIIERVKYELDFKKEEEGSAGSKIIMSGG; encoded by the coding sequence ATGATAATCGCCAGAATTATTTCAGATTATGAAGAAATCATCACCTTGAATGATTTAACCAAACAGATCAAGGAAAGCAGCTCTATCCATGAGTGTGGTGCTATCTTTACCTTTGAGGGAATTGTTCGAGGTAAAGATGAGGCTAAAACCACGGATAAACTATCCTTAACCACCCCAGATACTGAAAAAACTGAAAAAGAACTTAAAAACATTTTAAGTCAGGTTCAGGAAAAACACGGGGTTAAAGATATAGCAGTGGTCCACTACCTGGGCCAGTTCAAACCAGGTGATCCCTTATTTTTGGTGGCAGTATCTGGAGGTCACCGACATGAAACCAGGGCTGCACTGGAAGAAATAATTGAAAGAGTTAAATACGAACTGGACTTTAAAAAAGAGGAAGAAGGCAGTGCAGGTAGTAAAATTATCATGTCAGGGGGTTAA
- a CDS encoding nicotinamide-nucleotide adenylyltransferase (PFAM: Cytidylyltransferase~TIGRFAM: nicotinamide-nucleotide adenylyltransferase; cytidyltransferase-related domain) has translation MRGLLVGRMQPVHWGHIQVIERILNEVEEVIIGIGSAQVSHSIKDPFTAGERVMMITKALAENNVHASRYYIIPVQDIECNSLWVAHMEMLTPPFNHVYSGNPLVQRLFKEKGYEVTEPPLFNRKSYSGTEVRRRMLSGERWDELVPESVVEVINEIDGISRINQLSRKEVSEV, from the coding sequence ATGAGAGGACTTCTGGTTGGGAGAATGCAACCTGTGCACTGGGGACATATTCAGGTCATAGAAAGGATACTGAATGAAGTGGAAGAAGTAATCATTGGAATTGGCAGTGCACAAGTTAGCCACAGCATTAAAGACCCATTCACTGCTGGTGAAAGGGTGATGATGATCACCAAGGCCCTGGCTGAAAATAACGTGCATGCTTCACGTTACTACATAATTCCAGTGCAGGATATTGAATGTAACTCCCTCTGGGTGGCTCATATGGAAATGTTAACCCCACCATTTAATCATGTGTATTCAGGCAATCCCCTGGTACAGAGACTCTTCAAAGAGAAGGGTTATGAGGTTACTGAACCACCATTATTCAATAGAAAAAGCTATTCCGGCACAGAAGTCAGGCGAAGAATGCTTTCAGGGGAAAGATGGGATGAATTAGTCCCAGAATCAGTAGTGGAAGTTATTAATGAAATTGATGGTATTTCCAGAATTAACCAACTATCCAGGAAGGAGGTAAGTGAAGTATGA